Proteins from one Heptranchias perlo isolate sHepPer1 chromosome 42, sHepPer1.hap1, whole genome shotgun sequence genomic window:
- the LOC137306282 gene encoding hepatic and glial cell adhesion molecule-like: MDIRTRPSVIICIVLLFTGAGSCLDVKLKEEIIYGIDGQAIHLDATYQVEPSNKLHSITWKVDREGPTRILQYIAGKNKTLPSTPYRSRIQFDSETGSLVLFNFAESDQGSYQVTVTAEDGAETKASTEVTAYERISGVMVSMALNETNSPSNVTLICSVRNGTKPDFFWTKGGKNVTDMSGLVIEESGRRLVLHMISLEDCGSYTCKVSNELNHQIYSLNLSASSNFPQCEVQGITRKRHRYLLPILFFIPAALMMGLLIYLHKMVKSLFSVQIEVTGLRAASGCLHEHIDAAL, encoded by the exons GTGCGGGGTCGTGCCTGGACGTGAAGCTGAAGGAGGAGATTATTTATGGCATCGACGGGCAAGCCATTCACCTGGATGCCACTTACCAGGTGGAGCCCTCGAACAAACTCCACAGCATCACGTGGAAggtggacagggaggggccgaCTCGCATCCTGCAGTACATCGCCGGGAAGAACAAAACACTGCCTTCCACACCTTACCGCAGCAGAATCCAATTCGACAGCGAGACCGGGTCTCTGGTACTCTTCAACTTTGCCGAGAGTGACCAAGGTAGCTATCAGGTCACGGTGACGGCAGAAGACGGGGCCGAGACTAAAGCTTCGACGGAGGTGACAGCCTACG aACGCATATCAGGGGTGATGGTTTCCATGGCACTGAATGAAACCAACTCTCCGAGCAACGTGACTCTAATTTGCTCGGTGAGAAATGGCACAAAGCCAGACTTTTTCTGGACCAAGGGTGGAAAGAATGTCACGGACATGAGTGGGCTGGTCATCGAGGAATCTGGACGCCGCCTCGTCCTGCACATGATCAGTCTGGAGGACTGTGGCAGCTACACCTGTAAGGTGTCCAATGAACTGAACCACCAGATATACAGCCTGAACCTGTCAG CTTCCTCAAATTTCCCCCAGTGTGAAGTACAGGGGATCACAAGGAAGAGACACCGTTACCTGCTCCCCATCCTATTCTTCATCCCTGCAGCATTGATGATGGGACTGCTGATATATTTACATAAA ATGGTGAAATCGCTTTTCAGTGTGCAGATCGAAGTTACGGGTCTTAGAGCAGCAAGTGGCTGTCTGCATGAACACATCGATGCTGCACTCTAA